Part of the Hevea brasiliensis isolate MT/VB/25A 57/8 chromosome 16, ASM3005281v1, whole genome shotgun sequence genome is shown below.
TTTTGCGTAAAAAATTCTTTGAAGTAAAAATGTCTTGTACATGTACGGTTGTTCTAAAATCAACCATAAACAATCCACTGGGTACCCTATTGGAAAGATAGCTCGATGCTTCATTTGAGTTTACTGTAACTGTAAGGACTTCCTTAGCAGTTTTGTTTTCTTCCCAACTAAATGAATGTATTCGTAATCATATCTAGCATATCTATTTCATTCTAGTGATATAAATTTCCTATCAAGCATTAGCTTGTACATCGTGTTTGGTTCAATTTTGCCACAAGTTTTGGAattcatttgaaatgaattctAACTATAattcatttgaaatgaattccACTATTTAGCATGACACAACTTAAAAATGcataattcaattgaattccatATATTTCATGTTTGATATAATTACAGAACTAAAATTCATTTGCCCTCATTTTCTAAACTACtctcaaaagaaaaattaaaagattataattttctacaaaattcaaaaaaatcttatacaataaatttataacaactaacacaattaAACCAACTAACAATATAGTAATAAATATAAACTAAATTCACATGTTTTATAACATAGGAGATTTATATAATAACATAAATAGTGTAATTACTAAGTGCATAATAagcttaatattaaaaaattaaaaaatatataaaatatcttATATACTTGTTAGTTTGTAGTTTCCATTTTCTTAATTGGAAATTTTTTTATAAGAATATtttaatccaaaaataatatttttaaatttcatcaattttgataaaatttgatTTTAGTTATAACAAATTCAtagaattgatttttttttttttaaccaaacACATAAAACATGGGATTCATTGAATTCCACGATGTTTTGGAGCCGAACCAAACAAGCTCGTAGAGAATTACCTGAGACACGAATTTATATACCGATTTCCCTTCGTTGCTGCATCAAGCACTGTACTTACACGAAGAAAAACTATGATCACACGTTTTATTtagaaaagaacaaaaaaaaaaaaaaaagcaaatcaTTATGAATGATATCGTTTACCCGATTCTTGAAGACGGCCGGCAGCGTCACCAAAACAGTTCATATGATCAACCGAGCTGCTAGTAACCTGCAACTGATGACATGTAATTCTCGGGAACCAAACGGAAATCGAAAAGGAAGATGGGAAAAACATGTACAGTGAAATTAAAAGCTGACCTCGGATAGAGCCAAGCGAAGAGAAGCGAAAAGACTGGTGAAGCTTTCGGCGATGGCCAGTGAATCCCTCTCGACGACTTCCAGAGCCTTGAAGATCTGGGTATGTTTCAAGGCGGGTTTGGACTCCGTGAGATTGGGTTCATCTGGGTCAGGTGTGGGCTCGGGACACATGGACGGTGGATAGAGTTCTGGTTGAGTGATTAAAATTTCAGCGTTGCTTGATTGATGTCTCTGTCTGCGAGGCTTAGCTTCTTCTTCATTTTCCATTCGTGGATCGATATCTCAGTCCTAACACACAAACTGGAATGGAAATTCACTATTTCAGCAATATGAATGAGACCGATAAGCGTAATACTCAACAGAACGACGTCGTTGTCTCGTCCTACCAATCCTGGGACATCCCTTATCATTTCATTCTATACGGTGCTAGTTCAGCTTGGACGACGTCGTTATATATGTTTTTTAATTTTCACAGGGggctatatatataatttatccaAGTGGCAAATGAGGTGGCTTCAAAGTCCTCGTCTTAGCATTGGGAAGAATTCCTCCTATTGTAGTTTATATCGGCTTTGATTTGAAGGATGGTGGAGTTCTGAAGAGTCTCGACAACGAAGAAACTTCGTCCAACGAGTCAAAAGGACTCTTTCTTGCGCTTCCCTACACACTCGATATCTCTGATTTCAATTCTCAAATCTCCGCAATCTAGTGGTGTGCCTGCTTTTGGGTCGCCATGGCTTCTCGGGAGCATCTGGACAAGATGCAGATCCGCCAGAATTACAGGAATCTCTGGCACACTGATCTCATGAGAACCATCCAAGCTGACACCCCTTGTATGTTTATTTATGTCTTTCTGTGTACTTTATAAGGTATAGTGCTGtttatttgttaatttaatttctctGATATGTGTGTTTTCTTCGATTTGTTGGTATGAGGGTGCAGATTGCTGCTTTTCTTTTTGGTGGTGAGTACTCTTGATACTGCTTATTTGCTTTTGGAAAGTAGATCTAGCTCTTCTTGGTTATGGTTATCATTTTTTTCGTTTCCTATTAGTTTCTTTGGCTCCTGATTGTTGAATTACActtacttttttattattttaaataacgcTTTTTGACTTTCTATGACATACGGTTGACTTTGATACTATTCGTGAATTCTGATAAATTATAATTCTTTGGAAGGAAAACCTTTCCTTCTTACCGTTTGTTCTC
Proteins encoded:
- the LOC110656107 gene encoding uncharacterized protein LOC110656107 isoform X1 — protein: MENEEEAKPRRQRHQSSNAEILITQPELYPPSMCPEPTPDPDEPNLTESKPALKHTQIFKALEVVERDSLAIAESFTSLFASLRLALSELQVTSSSVDHMNCFGDAAGRLQESVLDAATKGNRYINSCLRLNEEMKGIDSLAAQLKVLRRNVDALDTAVNRLLRFP
- the LOC110656107 gene encoding uncharacterized protein LOC110656107 isoform X2 is translated as MENEEEAKPRRQRHQSSNAEILITQPELYPPSMCPEPTPDPDEPNLTESKPALKHTQIFKALEVVERDSLAIAESFTSLFASLRLALSEVTSSSVDHMNCFGDAAGRLQESVLDAATKGNRYINSCLRLNEEMKGIDSLAAQLKVLRRNVDALDTAVNRLLRFP